The proteins below come from a single Malus sylvestris chromosome 3, drMalSylv7.2, whole genome shotgun sequence genomic window:
- the LOC126615946 gene encoding uncharacterized protein LOC126615946 isoform X1, whose product MFWKLTSLSASSPVETVLDKENFTLEELLDEEEIIQECKALNTRLINFLRDRDQVEQLLRYIVEEAPEDAESKRAFKFPFIACEVFTCEIDVILKTLVDEEKLMNLLFSFLEPNRPHSAPLAGYFSKVVVCLMMRKTVPLMNYVQAHQDVFRQLVDLIGITSIMEVLVRLVGADDHVYPNFIDVMQWLAESNLLEMIVDKLSPNNPPEVHANAAETLSAITRNAPSALANKLSSPSFVTRIFGHALEDSHSKSGLVHSLSVCISLLDPKRSAVSSPLFHSFRSQHMYESPIPVNPDTVSTMLPKLGDLLMLLNVSSDEKTLPTTYGELRPPLGKHRLKIVEFIAVLLRSGNEEAEKELVSSGTIQRVIDLFFEYPYNSSLHHHVDSIISSCLESKSDAIVDHLFRECDLIGKFLQTDKHPILSGDANKPTVPAAGKSAPRAGNLGHITRISNKLIQLGNSQSRVQACLQENSEWNEWQTTVLQGRNAVENVYRWACGRPTALQDRTRDSDEDDMNDRNFDVAALANNLSQAFRYKIYENEDAGEDQGAHDRDDEDVYFDDESAEVVISSLRLGDDQGSSSLFTNSNWFAFQDDRIGDEPVGTSLSEMEEVNLNGTANGGNISSDDEVVVGDDDELAGSKDSINGTSSSNTNLMNGFSNSGNVNPDGEKTSASNELGGFFRFETSDNDDMYGDRPLPEWVGWSEASDLQFGGASVNPFEDHDDSVVNPSTAEVVASDVGASLHSSGESTLSNGSPPSSTASTAGSAGSDVSQRSAAVPSLFEEDVEFVGVELEGTEKAMEQALKEGIVGEAGPLKKNIMPKVLEKENPADGEAANKEFNDANYWRVDQEVAVLE is encoded by the exons GTGGAGACAGTGCTAGACAAGGAAAATTTTACATTAGAGGAGCTTCTGGACGAAGAAGAGATCATCCAAGAGTGCAAAGCCTTAAACACTCGTCTCATTAATTT TTTACGAGATAGAGACCAGGTGGAGCAATTATTGCGTTATATTGTTGAAGAAGCTCCTGAGGATGCTGAAAGCAAACGAGCCTTCAA GTTCCCCTTCATTGCTTGTGAGGTTTTTACATGTGAAATTGATGTTATCTTAAAGACTTTGGTGGATGAAGAGAAG CTAATGAACTTACTTTTCTCCTTCTTGGAACCAAATCGTCCTCATAGTGCCCCGCTGGCTGGGTATTTCAGCAAG gTTGTTGTATGCCTAATGATGCGGAAGACAGTCCCACTTATGAATTATGTTCAA GCCCATCAGGATGTTTTCCGTCAGCTAGTTGATTTGATAGGAATTACGTCCATCATGGAG GTTTTGGTTCGACTTGTTGGTGCGGATGACCATGTGTATCCCAATTTTATTGATGTGATGCAATGGTTAGCTGAAAGTAATCTGCTTGAAATGATCGTAGATAAGTTGAGCCCAAAT AATCCTCCTGAAGTTCATGCTAATGCAGCAGAAACACTTTCTGCTATAACTCGAAATGCTCCATCGGCCCTAGCCAACAAACTTTCCAGTCCAAG TTTTGTTACAAGAATATTTGGTCATGCATTGGAAGATTCACATTCAAAGTCTGGTCTTGTACACTCGCTTTCGGTCTGCATCTCTTTGTTGGATCCGAAAAGATCAGCAGTTTCTTCTCCCTTGTTCCATTCTTTTCGGAGCCAACATATGTACGAGTCTCCAATCCCTGTTAATCCAGATACTGTCAGTACAATGCTCCCAAAACTTG GCGACTTGCTTATGCTTTTGAATGTGTCATCGGATGAGAAAACATTGCCAACAACATACGGAGAGTTGAGGCCTCCACTTGGAAAGCATCGTTTAAAG ATTGTGGAGTTCATTGCTGTTCTACTGAGATCAGGCAATGAAGAGGCAGAAAAGGAATTGGTTAGCTCGGGAACCATCCAACGGGTTATTGATCTTTTCTTTGA GTACCCGTACAATAGTTCCTTGCATCATCATGTAGATAGTATAATATCGTCATGCTTGGAAAGCAAGAGTGATGCCATTGTTGACCATCTTTTTCGAGAGTGTGATTTAATTGGAAAGTTCCTTCAAACAGATAAACATCCTATTCTATCTGGTGATGCTAATAAG CCAACAGTACCTGCTGCCGGAAAATCAGCACCACGGGCAGGAAACCTTGGGCACATAACACGAATTTCTAataagctcattcaattggGAAACAGCCAAAGCCGTGTTCAGGCATGCCTTCAG GAAAATAGCGAATGGAATGAGTGGCAAACAACAGTTTTGCAGGGGCGCAATGCAGTTGAAAATGTTTATCGATGGGCTTGCGG TCGCCCAACTGCTTTGCAAGACAGGACAAGGGATAGCGACGAGGATGACATGAATGACAGAAATTTTGATGTAGCAGCTCTAGCAAATAATCTAAGCCAGGCTTTTAGATACAAAATTTATGAGAATGAGGACGCGGGAGAG GACCAGGGAGCTCATGATCGAGATGATGAG GATGTCTACTTTGACGATGAATCTGCTGAAGTGGTCATATCATCCTTGCGTCTTGGTGATGACCAAGGAAG CAGCAGTTTATTCACAAATTCCAACTGGTTTGCATTCCAAGATGATAGAATTGGTGATGAACCTGTGGGCACATCACTGTCGGAGATGGAAGAAGTAAACTTGAACGGGACTGCGAATGGCGGTAATATCAGTAGTGATGATGAAGTTGTGGTAGGGGATGATGATGAGTTGGCCGGAAGTAAAGATTCCATCAATGGCACATCCAGTTCCAACACAAACCTTATGAATGGATTTAGCAACAGTGGAAACGTGAACCCAGATGGCGAGAAGACAAGTGCATCCAATGAATTGGGGGGTTTCTTCAGATTTGAGACATCCGATAATGATGACATGTATGGAGACAGGCCTTTGCCTGAATGGGTGGGATGGAGTGAAGCTTCAGATTTGCAATTCGGCGGTGCAAGTGTAAATCCATTTGAGGATCATGATGACTCGGTTGTCAATCCTTCCACTGCCGAGGTAGTGGCATCTGATGTTGGTGCTAGTTTGCACTCAAGTGGAGAATCTACACTTTCAAATGGCTCGCCTCCATCCTCCACTGCTTCTACTGCAGGGTCAGCGGGCAGTGATGTGAGCCAGAGGTCAGCTGCTGTGCCGTCACTGTTTGAAGAGGATGTTGAATTCGTCGGTGTGGAGTTGGAAGGTACTGAGAAGGCTATGGAGCAGGCTCTTAAAGAGGGCATAGTAGGGGAGGCAGGGCCATTGAAGAAAAACATTATGCCGAAGGTGCTAGAAAAGGAGAACCCTGCCGATGGTGAGGCTGCAAATAAGGAGTTCAATGACGCCAACTACTGGAGGGTTGATCAGGAAGTGGCTGTTTTGGAGTGA
- the LOC126615946 gene encoding uncharacterized protein LOC126615946 isoform X2, which translates to MFWKLTSLSASSPVETVLDKENFTLEELLDEEEIIQECKALNTRLINFLRDRDQVEQLLRYIVEEAPEDAESKRAFKFPFIACEVFTCEIDVILKTLVDEEKLMNLLFSFLEPNRPHSAPLAGYFSKVVVCLMMRKTVPLMNYVQAHQDVFRQLVDLIGITSIMEVLVRLVGADDHVYPNFIDVMQWLAESNLLEMIVDKLSPNNPPEVHANAAETLSAITRNAPSALANKLSSPSFVTRIFGHALEDSHSKSGLVHSLSVCISLLDPKRSAVSSPLFHSFRSQHMYESPIPVNPDTVSTMLPKLGDLLMLLNVSSDEKTLPTTYGELRPPLGKHRLKIVEFIAVLLRSGNEEAEKELVSSGTIQRVIDLFFEYPYNSSLHHHVDSIISSCLESKSDAIVDHLFRECDLIGKFLQTDKHPILSGDANKPTVPAAGKSAPRAGNLGHITRISNKLIQLGNSQSRVQACLQENSEWNEWQTTVLQGRNAVENVYRWACGRPTALQDRTRDSDEDDMNDRNFDVAALANNLSQAFRYKIYENEDAGEDQGAHDRDDEDVYFDDESAEVVISSLRLGDDQGSSLFTNSNWFAFQDDRIGDEPVGTSLSEMEEVNLNGTANGGNISSDDEVVVGDDDELAGSKDSINGTSSSNTNLMNGFSNSGNVNPDGEKTSASNELGGFFRFETSDNDDMYGDRPLPEWVGWSEASDLQFGGASVNPFEDHDDSVVNPSTAEVVASDVGASLHSSGESTLSNGSPPSSTASTAGSAGSDVSQRSAAVPSLFEEDVEFVGVELEGTEKAMEQALKEGIVGEAGPLKKNIMPKVLEKENPADGEAANKEFNDANYWRVDQEVAVLE; encoded by the exons GTGGAGACAGTGCTAGACAAGGAAAATTTTACATTAGAGGAGCTTCTGGACGAAGAAGAGATCATCCAAGAGTGCAAAGCCTTAAACACTCGTCTCATTAATTT TTTACGAGATAGAGACCAGGTGGAGCAATTATTGCGTTATATTGTTGAAGAAGCTCCTGAGGATGCTGAAAGCAAACGAGCCTTCAA GTTCCCCTTCATTGCTTGTGAGGTTTTTACATGTGAAATTGATGTTATCTTAAAGACTTTGGTGGATGAAGAGAAG CTAATGAACTTACTTTTCTCCTTCTTGGAACCAAATCGTCCTCATAGTGCCCCGCTGGCTGGGTATTTCAGCAAG gTTGTTGTATGCCTAATGATGCGGAAGACAGTCCCACTTATGAATTATGTTCAA GCCCATCAGGATGTTTTCCGTCAGCTAGTTGATTTGATAGGAATTACGTCCATCATGGAG GTTTTGGTTCGACTTGTTGGTGCGGATGACCATGTGTATCCCAATTTTATTGATGTGATGCAATGGTTAGCTGAAAGTAATCTGCTTGAAATGATCGTAGATAAGTTGAGCCCAAAT AATCCTCCTGAAGTTCATGCTAATGCAGCAGAAACACTTTCTGCTATAACTCGAAATGCTCCATCGGCCCTAGCCAACAAACTTTCCAGTCCAAG TTTTGTTACAAGAATATTTGGTCATGCATTGGAAGATTCACATTCAAAGTCTGGTCTTGTACACTCGCTTTCGGTCTGCATCTCTTTGTTGGATCCGAAAAGATCAGCAGTTTCTTCTCCCTTGTTCCATTCTTTTCGGAGCCAACATATGTACGAGTCTCCAATCCCTGTTAATCCAGATACTGTCAGTACAATGCTCCCAAAACTTG GCGACTTGCTTATGCTTTTGAATGTGTCATCGGATGAGAAAACATTGCCAACAACATACGGAGAGTTGAGGCCTCCACTTGGAAAGCATCGTTTAAAG ATTGTGGAGTTCATTGCTGTTCTACTGAGATCAGGCAATGAAGAGGCAGAAAAGGAATTGGTTAGCTCGGGAACCATCCAACGGGTTATTGATCTTTTCTTTGA GTACCCGTACAATAGTTCCTTGCATCATCATGTAGATAGTATAATATCGTCATGCTTGGAAAGCAAGAGTGATGCCATTGTTGACCATCTTTTTCGAGAGTGTGATTTAATTGGAAAGTTCCTTCAAACAGATAAACATCCTATTCTATCTGGTGATGCTAATAAG CCAACAGTACCTGCTGCCGGAAAATCAGCACCACGGGCAGGAAACCTTGGGCACATAACACGAATTTCTAataagctcattcaattggGAAACAGCCAAAGCCGTGTTCAGGCATGCCTTCAG GAAAATAGCGAATGGAATGAGTGGCAAACAACAGTTTTGCAGGGGCGCAATGCAGTTGAAAATGTTTATCGATGGGCTTGCGG TCGCCCAACTGCTTTGCAAGACAGGACAAGGGATAGCGACGAGGATGACATGAATGACAGAAATTTTGATGTAGCAGCTCTAGCAAATAATCTAAGCCAGGCTTTTAGATACAAAATTTATGAGAATGAGGACGCGGGAGAG GACCAGGGAGCTCATGATCGAGATGATGAG GATGTCTACTTTGACGATGAATCTGCTGAAGTGGTCATATCATCCTTGCGTCTTGGTGATGACCAAGGAAG CAGTTTATTCACAAATTCCAACTGGTTTGCATTCCAAGATGATAGAATTGGTGATGAACCTGTGGGCACATCACTGTCGGAGATGGAAGAAGTAAACTTGAACGGGACTGCGAATGGCGGTAATATCAGTAGTGATGATGAAGTTGTGGTAGGGGATGATGATGAGTTGGCCGGAAGTAAAGATTCCATCAATGGCACATCCAGTTCCAACACAAACCTTATGAATGGATTTAGCAACAGTGGAAACGTGAACCCAGATGGCGAGAAGACAAGTGCATCCAATGAATTGGGGGGTTTCTTCAGATTTGAGACATCCGATAATGATGACATGTATGGAGACAGGCCTTTGCCTGAATGGGTGGGATGGAGTGAAGCTTCAGATTTGCAATTCGGCGGTGCAAGTGTAAATCCATTTGAGGATCATGATGACTCGGTTGTCAATCCTTCCACTGCCGAGGTAGTGGCATCTGATGTTGGTGCTAGTTTGCACTCAAGTGGAGAATCTACACTTTCAAATGGCTCGCCTCCATCCTCCACTGCTTCTACTGCAGGGTCAGCGGGCAGTGATGTGAGCCAGAGGTCAGCTGCTGTGCCGTCACTGTTTGAAGAGGATGTTGAATTCGTCGGTGTGGAGTTGGAAGGTACTGAGAAGGCTATGGAGCAGGCTCTTAAAGAGGGCATAGTAGGGGAGGCAGGGCCATTGAAGAAAAACATTATGCCGAAGGTGCTAGAAAAGGAGAACCCTGCCGATGGTGAGGCTGCAAATAAGGAGTTCAATGACGCCAACTACTGGAGGGTTGATCAGGAAGTGGCTGTTTTGGAGTGA
- the LOC126615946 gene encoding uncharacterized protein LOC126615946 isoform X3: protein MFWKLTSLSASSPVETVLDKENFTLEELLDEEEIIQECKALNTRLINFLRDRDQVEQLLRYIVEEAPEDAESKRAFKFPFIACEVFTCEIDVILKTLVDEEKLMNLLFSFLEPNRPHSAPLAGYFSKVVVCLMMRKTVPLMNYVQAHQDVFRQLVDLIGITSIMEVLVRLVGADDHVYPNFIDVMQWLAESNLLEMIVDKLSPNNPPEVHANAAETLSAITRNAPSALANKLSSPSFVTRIFGHALEDSHSKSGLVHSLSVCISLLDPKRSAVSSPLFHSFRSQHMYESPIPVNPDTVSTMLPKLGDLLMLLNVSSDEKTLPTTYGELRPPLGKHRLKIVEFIAVLLRSGNEEAEKELVSSGTIQRVIDLFFEYPYNSSLHHHVDSIISSCLESKSDAIVDHLFRECDLIGKFLQTDKHPILSGDANKPTVPAAGKSAPRAGNLGHITRISNKLIQLGNSQSRVQACLQENSEWNEWQTTVLQGRNAVENVYRWACGRPTALQDRTRDSDEDDMNDRNFDVAALANNLSQAFRYKIYENEDAGEDQGAHDRDDEDVYFDDESAEVVISSLRLGDDQGSLFTNSNWFAFQDDRIGDEPVGTSLSEMEEVNLNGTANGGNISSDDEVVVGDDDELAGSKDSINGTSSSNTNLMNGFSNSGNVNPDGEKTSASNELGGFFRFETSDNDDMYGDRPLPEWVGWSEASDLQFGGASVNPFEDHDDSVVNPSTAEVVASDVGASLHSSGESTLSNGSPPSSTASTAGSAGSDVSQRSAAVPSLFEEDVEFVGVELEGTEKAMEQALKEGIVGEAGPLKKNIMPKVLEKENPADGEAANKEFNDANYWRVDQEVAVLE, encoded by the exons GTGGAGACAGTGCTAGACAAGGAAAATTTTACATTAGAGGAGCTTCTGGACGAAGAAGAGATCATCCAAGAGTGCAAAGCCTTAAACACTCGTCTCATTAATTT TTTACGAGATAGAGACCAGGTGGAGCAATTATTGCGTTATATTGTTGAAGAAGCTCCTGAGGATGCTGAAAGCAAACGAGCCTTCAA GTTCCCCTTCATTGCTTGTGAGGTTTTTACATGTGAAATTGATGTTATCTTAAAGACTTTGGTGGATGAAGAGAAG CTAATGAACTTACTTTTCTCCTTCTTGGAACCAAATCGTCCTCATAGTGCCCCGCTGGCTGGGTATTTCAGCAAG gTTGTTGTATGCCTAATGATGCGGAAGACAGTCCCACTTATGAATTATGTTCAA GCCCATCAGGATGTTTTCCGTCAGCTAGTTGATTTGATAGGAATTACGTCCATCATGGAG GTTTTGGTTCGACTTGTTGGTGCGGATGACCATGTGTATCCCAATTTTATTGATGTGATGCAATGGTTAGCTGAAAGTAATCTGCTTGAAATGATCGTAGATAAGTTGAGCCCAAAT AATCCTCCTGAAGTTCATGCTAATGCAGCAGAAACACTTTCTGCTATAACTCGAAATGCTCCATCGGCCCTAGCCAACAAACTTTCCAGTCCAAG TTTTGTTACAAGAATATTTGGTCATGCATTGGAAGATTCACATTCAAAGTCTGGTCTTGTACACTCGCTTTCGGTCTGCATCTCTTTGTTGGATCCGAAAAGATCAGCAGTTTCTTCTCCCTTGTTCCATTCTTTTCGGAGCCAACATATGTACGAGTCTCCAATCCCTGTTAATCCAGATACTGTCAGTACAATGCTCCCAAAACTTG GCGACTTGCTTATGCTTTTGAATGTGTCATCGGATGAGAAAACATTGCCAACAACATACGGAGAGTTGAGGCCTCCACTTGGAAAGCATCGTTTAAAG ATTGTGGAGTTCATTGCTGTTCTACTGAGATCAGGCAATGAAGAGGCAGAAAAGGAATTGGTTAGCTCGGGAACCATCCAACGGGTTATTGATCTTTTCTTTGA GTACCCGTACAATAGTTCCTTGCATCATCATGTAGATAGTATAATATCGTCATGCTTGGAAAGCAAGAGTGATGCCATTGTTGACCATCTTTTTCGAGAGTGTGATTTAATTGGAAAGTTCCTTCAAACAGATAAACATCCTATTCTATCTGGTGATGCTAATAAG CCAACAGTACCTGCTGCCGGAAAATCAGCACCACGGGCAGGAAACCTTGGGCACATAACACGAATTTCTAataagctcattcaattggGAAACAGCCAAAGCCGTGTTCAGGCATGCCTTCAG GAAAATAGCGAATGGAATGAGTGGCAAACAACAGTTTTGCAGGGGCGCAATGCAGTTGAAAATGTTTATCGATGGGCTTGCGG TCGCCCAACTGCTTTGCAAGACAGGACAAGGGATAGCGACGAGGATGACATGAATGACAGAAATTTTGATGTAGCAGCTCTAGCAAATAATCTAAGCCAGGCTTTTAGATACAAAATTTATGAGAATGAGGACGCGGGAGAG GACCAGGGAGCTCATGATCGAGATGATGAG GATGTCTACTTTGACGATGAATCTGCTGAAGTGGTCATATCATCCTTGCGTCTTGGTGATGACCAAGGAAG TTTATTCACAAATTCCAACTGGTTTGCATTCCAAGATGATAGAATTGGTGATGAACCTGTGGGCACATCACTGTCGGAGATGGAAGAAGTAAACTTGAACGGGACTGCGAATGGCGGTAATATCAGTAGTGATGATGAAGTTGTGGTAGGGGATGATGATGAGTTGGCCGGAAGTAAAGATTCCATCAATGGCACATCCAGTTCCAACACAAACCTTATGAATGGATTTAGCAACAGTGGAAACGTGAACCCAGATGGCGAGAAGACAAGTGCATCCAATGAATTGGGGGGTTTCTTCAGATTTGAGACATCCGATAATGATGACATGTATGGAGACAGGCCTTTGCCTGAATGGGTGGGATGGAGTGAAGCTTCAGATTTGCAATTCGGCGGTGCAAGTGTAAATCCATTTGAGGATCATGATGACTCGGTTGTCAATCCTTCCACTGCCGAGGTAGTGGCATCTGATGTTGGTGCTAGTTTGCACTCAAGTGGAGAATCTACACTTTCAAATGGCTCGCCTCCATCCTCCACTGCTTCTACTGCAGGGTCAGCGGGCAGTGATGTGAGCCAGAGGTCAGCTGCTGTGCCGTCACTGTTTGAAGAGGATGTTGAATTCGTCGGTGTGGAGTTGGAAGGTACTGAGAAGGCTATGGAGCAGGCTCTTAAAGAGGGCATAGTAGGGGAGGCAGGGCCATTGAAGAAAAACATTATGCCGAAGGTGCTAGAAAAGGAGAACCCTGCCGATGGTGAGGCTGCAAATAAGGAGTTCAATGACGCCAACTACTGGAGGGTTGATCAGGAAGTGGCTGTTTTGGAGTGA